A region from the Salvia splendens isolate huo1 chromosome 15, SspV2, whole genome shotgun sequence genome encodes:
- the LOC121769355 gene encoding protein SAWADEE HOMEODOMAIN HOMOLOG 1-like codes for MEDEDNSPEFTLAEIIQMENLFKEMRDKTTEEEFCRELSIKFNGSIHRAEKPPVKWEQVQSWFRDKQTNAATVVVPFKPKKGSKTAILKKRTKVPTITASEAAVELQTLIFEAKSAKDSAWFDVASFLGYRVVNAGVNLGDLLVRVRFSGFGKDEDEWVSVHKAVRERSIPLEHSECDKVSVGDLVLCFREGEDHALYCDARVVEIERMVHDSSRCTCLFAVHWEHDGLEGKITAEKLCYRPTKPAAKDGGDLKLVPLQPGGAQSLLQLF; via the exons ATGGAAGATGAAGATAATTCACCTGAGTTCACATTAGCAGAG ATAATCCAAATGGAGAACTTATTTAAGGAAATGAGAGACAAGACGACCGAAGAAGAGTTCTGTCGGGAGCTTTCCATTAAATTCAA TGGTTCGATTCACCGTGCTGAAAAGCCGCCTGTTAAATGGGAACAG GTGCAAAGTTGGTTCCGCGATAAGCAAACAAACGCAGCAACTGTAGTTGTTCCGTTTAAACCCAAGAAAGGTTCAAAGACTGCTATATTAAAAAAGAGGACTAAAG TGCCAACAATTACTGCAAGTGAAGCAGCTGTCGAGCTCCAAACCTTGATTTTCGAAGCTAAATCAGCTAAGGATTCTGCTTG GTTTGATGTTGCTTCCTTCCTGGGCTACAGAGTCGTGAACGCGGGGGTGAACTTGGGGGATCTA CTTGTTCGTGTGAGATTTTCTGGCTTCGGGAAAGATGAAGACGAATGGGTGAGCGTTCATAAGGCAGTACGCGAGCGCTCAATCCCTTTGGAACACTCTGAATGCGACAAAGTCAGTGTCGGTGATCTCGTTCTTTGCTTCAGG GAAGGCGAGGATCATGCACTCTACTGTGACGCGCGTGTAGTGGAAATCGAGAGGATGGTGCACGACAGTAGCAGATGCACGTGCCTTTTCGCAGTTCATTGGGAGCACGACGGTCTTGAG GGGAAGATTACAGCTGAGAAACTGTGTTACAGGCCGACGAAACCGGCTGCTAAAGACGGTGGGGATCTTAAGCTGGTGCCATTGCAGCCCGGCGGAGCACAGAGCTTGCTGCAGCTGTTCTGA
- the LOC121768936 gene encoding casein kinase 1-like protein HD16 isoform X1, with protein MPVLRGRGRRGKQQLDPQRPINNAAWNSLIQEVIQEVQNQVEEEDAARAAAIPREITRRRTIQRDHSGAHQRLMAGYFVDNAAIATRTRRRTAAAAAVVAAPVEEKIVAAVEEAAAPEIKEVEEDKQVPEEVGEKPMDSGGKSPGKLNMPEDDFASPPFPEKVQVGGSPTYRLEKKLGKGGFGQVFVGRRITGGNINERTGPGAVEVAVKFEHRNSKGCNYGPPPEWQVYNTLGGSYGVPRVHYKGRQGDYYVMVMDMLGPSLWDIWNNNSRTMSVDMVACIAIESISILEKMHSRGYVHGDVKPENFLLGAVGSPDEKKLFLVDLGLAARWRDGNTGLHVQYDQRPDVFRGTVRYAGVHAHLGRTGSRRDDLESLAYTLVFLLRGRLPWQGYQGENKGFLVCKKKMATSPESLCCFCPQPFKSFMEYVVDLKFDEEPNYAKCISLFDGIVGPNPDIRPIKTEGAQKLIYQVGYKRGRLTFEDEEDEQPKKKVRMGMPATQWVSIYNARRPMKQRYHYNVMDVRLSQHIDKGTEDGLFISCVASCHNLWALVMDAGTGFKAQVYELSPFFLHKEWIMERWEKNFYISAVAGASDGSSLVVMSKGTPYSQQSYKVSESFPFKWINKKWKEGFCVTSMATSGTRWAVVMSRGAGFSNQVVELDFLYPSEGIHQRWENGYRITATAATSDQAAFVLSVPRRKPVDETQETLRTSTFPTTHSKEKWAKNLYIASVCYGRTVS; from the exons ATGCCGGTGCTGCGTGGCAGAGGCCGGAGAGGGAAGCAGCAGCTGGACCCGCAACGGCCGATTAACAACGCCG CTtggaattctctgattcaagaggtgattcaagaggtgcagaaCCAAGTCGAGGAGGAGGATGCTGCGCGCGCGGCTGCAATCCCTCGTGAGATTACTCGTCGTcggaccatccaacgagaccataGCGGAGCGCACCAGCGGCTAATGGCAGGCTACTTTGTGGATAACGCGGCGATAGCTACGCGTACAAGGAGGAGGACAGCGGCCGCGGCGGCGGTGGTTGCGGCACCCGTTGAAGAAAAAATAGTCGCTGCAGTGGAAGAGGCAGCAGCGCCTGAGATCAAGGAGGTTGAAGAGGATAAGCAGGTTCCGGAGGAGGTCGGCGAGAAACCGATGGATAGTGGCGGCAAAAGCCCAGGCAAATTGAATATGCCTGAAGATGATTTTGCTTCCCCTCCTTTCCCTGAGAAG GTTCAGGTTGGTGGTTCACCAACATACAGACTAGAAAAAAAGCTGGGCAAGGGAGGCTTCGGACAAGTGTTTGTTGGTCGCCGTATCACTGGTGGTAACATTAATGAAAGGACGGGTCCTGGAGCCGTAGAG GTGGCCGTAAAATTTGAACATCGCAACAGTAAAGGATGCAATTATGGTCCACCTCCTGAGTGGCAAGTTTACAA TACTTTAGGAGGAAGCTACGGTGTTCCACGAGTCCACTACAAAGGCCGACAAGGTGACTATTATGTTATG GTCATGGATATGCTTGGACCAAGCCTGTGGGATATTTGGAATAATAATTCTCGAAC TATGTCGGTTGATATGGTGGCTTGCATTGCTATAGAATCAATTTCTATATTGGAGAAAATGCACTCAAGAGG GTACGTTCATGGGGATGTGAAGCCTGAGAACTTCTTGCTTGGTGCTGTAGGAAGTCCTGATGAAAAGAAGTTGTTCCTGGTTGATCTCGGTTTAG CTGCTAGATGGAGAGATGGCAATACGGGACTGCATGTTCAATATGATCAGCGGCCGGATGTTTTCAG GGGTACTGTTCGATATGCCGGTGTTCATGCTCATTTAGGTAGAACGGGTAGTCGGAGAGATGATTTAGAATCTCTTGCTTACACACTTGTCTTCCTTCTGCGAGGACGTCTTCCTTGGCAAGGATACCAG GGTGAAAACAAAGGATTTCTTGTTTGCAAGAAGAAAATGGCAACATCACCAGAGTCACTTTGCTGCTTCTGTCCTCAGCCTTTCAAATCGTTTATGGAATATGTGGTAGATTTGAAGTTTGATGAGGAACCTAATTATGCAAAATGTATCTCTCTCTTTGATGGCATAGTTGGACCAAATCCAGATATCAGACCTATTAAAACTGAGGGTGCTCAGAAG CTTATTTATCAGGTTGGTTACAAGAGAGGCAGACTAACTTTTGAAGATGAGGAAGATGAACAGCCTAAAAAGAAAGTACGAATGGGGATGCCTGCAACACAGTGGGTTAGCATCTATAATGCTCGTAGACCTATGAAGCAAAG ATATCACTATAATGTGATGGATGTGAGGCTTTCCCAGCACATTGATAAGGGGACGGAAGATGGCTTATTCATCAGTTGCGTAGCATCTTGCCATAATTTGTGGGCATTGGTAATGGATGCTGGTACCGGCTTCAAAGCTCAAGTATATGAACTGTCGCCTTTCTTTCTTCACAAG GAATGGATAATGGAACGATGGGAAAAGAATTTCTACATCAGTGCAGTCGCAGGAGCTTCAGACGGTAGTTCCTTAGTTGTTATGTCGAAAG GGACACCGTATTCACAGCAATCCTACAAAGTTAGCGAATCATTTCCATTCAAATGGATAAACAAAAAGTGGAAGGAAGGTTTTTGCGTAACCTCCATGGCTACATCTGGGACTAGATGGGCTGTGGTTATGTCTCGTGGTGCTGGATTTTCGAACCAG GTTGTGGAGCTTGATTTTCTCTATCCAAGTGAGGGCATCCACCAACGTTGGGAAAATGGATACCGTATAACTGCAACAGCAGCAACTTCCGACCAGGCTGCTTTTGTCCTGAGTGTGCCTAGAAGAAAGCCGGTGGATGAAACACAGGAGACACTGCGTACATCCACGTTTCCAACCACACATTCCAAG GAAAAATGGGCGAAAAATCTGTACATTGCCTCAGTTTGCTATGGGCGTACAGTTTCTTAG
- the LOC121768936 gene encoding casein kinase 1-like protein HD16 isoform X2 has protein sequence MAGYFVDNAAIATRTRRRTAAAAAVVAAPVEEKIVAAVEEAAAPEIKEVEEDKQVPEEVGEKPMDSGGKSPGKLNMPEDDFASPPFPEKVQVGGSPTYRLEKKLGKGGFGQVFVGRRITGGNINERTGPGAVEVAVKFEHRNSKGCNYGPPPEWQVYNTLGGSYGVPRVHYKGRQGDYYVMVMDMLGPSLWDIWNNNSRTMSVDMVACIAIESISILEKMHSRGYVHGDVKPENFLLGAVGSPDEKKLFLVDLGLAARWRDGNTGLHVQYDQRPDVFRGTVRYAGVHAHLGRTGSRRDDLESLAYTLVFLLRGRLPWQGYQGENKGFLVCKKKMATSPESLCCFCPQPFKSFMEYVVDLKFDEEPNYAKCISLFDGIVGPNPDIRPIKTEGAQKLIYQVGYKRGRLTFEDEEDEQPKKKVRMGMPATQWVSIYNARRPMKQRYHYNVMDVRLSQHIDKGTEDGLFISCVASCHNLWALVMDAGTGFKAQVYELSPFFLHKEWIMERWEKNFYISAVAGASDGSSLVVMSKGTPYSQQSYKVSESFPFKWINKKWKEGFCVTSMATSGTRWAVVMSRGAGFSNQVVELDFLYPSEGIHQRWENGYRITATAATSDQAAFVLSVPRRKPVDETQETLRTSTFPTTHSKEKWAKNLYIASVCYGRTVS, from the exons ATGGCAGGCTACTTTGTGGATAACGCGGCGATAGCTACGCGTACAAGGAGGAGGACAGCGGCCGCGGCGGCGGTGGTTGCGGCACCCGTTGAAGAAAAAATAGTCGCTGCAGTGGAAGAGGCAGCAGCGCCTGAGATCAAGGAGGTTGAAGAGGATAAGCAGGTTCCGGAGGAGGTCGGCGAGAAACCGATGGATAGTGGCGGCAAAAGCCCAGGCAAATTGAATATGCCTGAAGATGATTTTGCTTCCCCTCCTTTCCCTGAGAAG GTTCAGGTTGGTGGTTCACCAACATACAGACTAGAAAAAAAGCTGGGCAAGGGAGGCTTCGGACAAGTGTTTGTTGGTCGCCGTATCACTGGTGGTAACATTAATGAAAGGACGGGTCCTGGAGCCGTAGAG GTGGCCGTAAAATTTGAACATCGCAACAGTAAAGGATGCAATTATGGTCCACCTCCTGAGTGGCAAGTTTACAA TACTTTAGGAGGAAGCTACGGTGTTCCACGAGTCCACTACAAAGGCCGACAAGGTGACTATTATGTTATG GTCATGGATATGCTTGGACCAAGCCTGTGGGATATTTGGAATAATAATTCTCGAAC TATGTCGGTTGATATGGTGGCTTGCATTGCTATAGAATCAATTTCTATATTGGAGAAAATGCACTCAAGAGG GTACGTTCATGGGGATGTGAAGCCTGAGAACTTCTTGCTTGGTGCTGTAGGAAGTCCTGATGAAAAGAAGTTGTTCCTGGTTGATCTCGGTTTAG CTGCTAGATGGAGAGATGGCAATACGGGACTGCATGTTCAATATGATCAGCGGCCGGATGTTTTCAG GGGTACTGTTCGATATGCCGGTGTTCATGCTCATTTAGGTAGAACGGGTAGTCGGAGAGATGATTTAGAATCTCTTGCTTACACACTTGTCTTCCTTCTGCGAGGACGTCTTCCTTGGCAAGGATACCAG GGTGAAAACAAAGGATTTCTTGTTTGCAAGAAGAAAATGGCAACATCACCAGAGTCACTTTGCTGCTTCTGTCCTCAGCCTTTCAAATCGTTTATGGAATATGTGGTAGATTTGAAGTTTGATGAGGAACCTAATTATGCAAAATGTATCTCTCTCTTTGATGGCATAGTTGGACCAAATCCAGATATCAGACCTATTAAAACTGAGGGTGCTCAGAAG CTTATTTATCAGGTTGGTTACAAGAGAGGCAGACTAACTTTTGAAGATGAGGAAGATGAACAGCCTAAAAAGAAAGTACGAATGGGGATGCCTGCAACACAGTGGGTTAGCATCTATAATGCTCGTAGACCTATGAAGCAAAG ATATCACTATAATGTGATGGATGTGAGGCTTTCCCAGCACATTGATAAGGGGACGGAAGATGGCTTATTCATCAGTTGCGTAGCATCTTGCCATAATTTGTGGGCATTGGTAATGGATGCTGGTACCGGCTTCAAAGCTCAAGTATATGAACTGTCGCCTTTCTTTCTTCACAAG GAATGGATAATGGAACGATGGGAAAAGAATTTCTACATCAGTGCAGTCGCAGGAGCTTCAGACGGTAGTTCCTTAGTTGTTATGTCGAAAG GGACACCGTATTCACAGCAATCCTACAAAGTTAGCGAATCATTTCCATTCAAATGGATAAACAAAAAGTGGAAGGAAGGTTTTTGCGTAACCTCCATGGCTACATCTGGGACTAGATGGGCTGTGGTTATGTCTCGTGGTGCTGGATTTTCGAACCAG GTTGTGGAGCTTGATTTTCTCTATCCAAGTGAGGGCATCCACCAACGTTGGGAAAATGGATACCGTATAACTGCAACAGCAGCAACTTCCGACCAGGCTGCTTTTGTCCTGAGTGTGCCTAGAAGAAAGCCGGTGGATGAAACACAGGAGACACTGCGTACATCCACGTTTCCAACCACACATTCCAAG GAAAAATGGGCGAAAAATCTGTACATTGCCTCAGTTTGCTATGGGCGTACAGTTTCTTAG